In one window of Maribacter sp. BPC-D8 DNA:
- a CDS encoding M20/M25/M40 family metallo-hydrolase: MKKLLTLLLIISLYSGYSQDTILIKSKVANAIAELREFVAIPNDALNADDIDTNLYWLRKKFTERGFNSTILETEGLPLFFAALPMDDNKPTILFYMHLDGQSVDAKKWDQPDPYKVVLKSKTDNGWKKEAFSDLEDDINYDWRLFGRSTSDDKGPIVMFLNAIDALKKDGIEIPYNVKVILDSEEEKSSAPLPQAVRTYKDLLKADFLVINDGPVHVSGKPTVVYGCRGITTLSITTHGPIKPQHSGHYGNYAPNPGFQLAQLLATMKDADGRVLIKGYYDGITLDEATLEIIKSVPDNIEEINKNLAISTPEKVGSFYQEALQYPSLNIRGLGSGWIGDQARTILPATATAELDLRLVPESDGTRLKKLVKEHIKNQGFHVMSTEPTMEDRLKYDRIVTIKEGTVTDAFRTDLNNPFGNSIVKTMETKFGEKPVQIRIMGGTVPISPFINELKIPAFIVPMVNADNNQHSPNENLKIGQIAYGIETFYALLSSKM, encoded by the coding sequence ATGAAAAAATTACTAACGCTTCTATTAATTATATCTCTTTATTCTGGCTACTCACAAGACACTATTCTAATAAAATCTAAAGTTGCCAATGCTATTGCAGAATTAAGAGAATTTGTTGCCATACCTAATGATGCCTTAAACGCAGATGATATAGACACTAACCTCTATTGGCTCAGAAAAAAGTTTACCGAACGCGGCTTCAATAGTACTATTTTAGAAACAGAAGGTTTACCACTTTTCTTTGCTGCCCTACCGATGGATGACAATAAACCTACCATCTTATTTTATATGCATTTAGATGGTCAATCTGTTGATGCTAAAAAATGGGACCAACCTGACCCTTACAAAGTAGTACTGAAATCTAAAACCGATAATGGCTGGAAAAAGGAAGCATTTTCAGATTTAGAAGATGATATTAATTATGATTGGCGACTTTTTGGAAGATCTACTTCTGACGATAAAGGACCTATTGTTATGTTTTTAAATGCCATTGATGCACTTAAAAAAGACGGTATTGAAATACCTTATAACGTAAAAGTCATTTTAGATAGTGAAGAAGAAAAAAGTAGCGCTCCCTTACCACAAGCTGTGCGCACCTACAAAGATTTACTTAAAGCTGACTTCTTAGTTATCAATGATGGTCCGGTGCATGTTTCTGGCAAACCGACCGTTGTTTATGGTTGTAGAGGTATTACTACGTTGTCTATCACAACTCACGGACCAATAAAACCTCAGCACAGTGGGCATTACGGAAACTACGCTCCTAACCCTGGTTTTCAATTAGCGCAACTTTTAGCTACTATGAAAGATGCTGATGGCAGAGTTTTAATCAAAGGATATTATGACGGAATAACTTTGGATGAAGCAACATTAGAAATTATAAAAAGTGTACCAGATAATATCGAAGAGATCAATAAAAATTTAGCAATTTCTACTCCTGAAAAAGTAGGTAGCTTTTACCAAGAAGCTTTACAATACCCTTCTTTGAATATTCGCGGATTAGGTTCTGGATGGATCGGTGATCAGGCTAGAACAATTTTACCGGCTACAGCCACTGCAGAATTAGACTTAAGGCTAGTACCAGAATCTGATGGTACCAGACTTAAAAAATTAGTAAAAGAGCATATTAAAAATCAAGGCTTTCATGTAATGAGTACCGAGCCTACCATGGAAGACCGTTTGAAATATGACAGAATAGTTACCATTAAAGAAGGTACTGTTACAGATGCCTTTCGTACAGATTTGAATAATCCCTTTGGGAATAGCATTGTAAAAACTATGGAAACTAAATTCGGAGAAAAGCCTGTTCAAATAAGAATCATGGGTGGTACAGTTCCTATTTCTCCATTCATCAATGAATTGAAAATTCCGGCATTTATTGTACCAATGGTCAACGCAGATAACAATCAACACAGCCCGAACGAGAATTTAAAAATTGGACAAATTGCTTATGGTATCGAAACATTTTATGCGCTATTAAGTTCTAAAATGTAA
- the trpA gene encoding tryptophan synthase subunit alpha, whose amino-acid sequence MSNRITTKLQEDKKLLSIYFTAGYPALNDTVQIIQDLEKNGVDMIEIGLPFSDPLADGPTIQESSTAALKNGMTTEILFNQLKDIRKTVSIPLIIMGYFNPMLQYGVEAFCKKCQEIGIDGLILPDLPLDVYQDEYEAIFKKYGLKNVFLITPQTSDMRILQIDNASDGFIYMVSSASVTGSKSGFGQEQESYFERIAAMNLKNPQIVGFGIKDEETFKQATKTAKGAIIGSAFIKYLTANGTDKTAEFTKLIR is encoded by the coding sequence ATGAGCAATAGAATTACAACAAAGTTACAAGAAGACAAAAAGCTTCTTTCTATATATTTCACTGCTGGTTACCCTGCATTGAACGATACCGTTCAAATCATTCAAGATTTGGAAAAGAACGGCGTAGATATGATTGAAATAGGATTACCATTTAGTGATCCTCTTGCAGACGGACCTACAATTCAAGAAAGCTCTACCGCTGCATTGAAAAACGGAATGACTACCGAAATACTTTTTAACCAATTAAAAGATATTCGTAAAACAGTTTCTATTCCTTTAATTATCATGGGATATTTCAATCCGATGTTACAATACGGAGTTGAGGCTTTCTGTAAAAAATGTCAAGAAATTGGTATTGACGGGCTCATTTTACCTGACCTTCCGCTTGATGTGTATCAGGATGAGTACGAGGCTATTTTTAAGAAATACGGACTCAAAAATGTTTTTCTAATTACCCCGCAAACGAGTGATATGCGTATTCTCCAAATTGACAATGCTTCTGACGGATTCATTTATATGGTCAGTTCAGCTAGTGTAACAGGTTCAAAATCGGGCTTTGGTCAAGAACAAGAAAGTTATTTTGAGCGTATTGCCGCAATGAATTTAAAGAACCCACAAATAGTAGGTTTCGGTATTAAAGATGAAGAGACTTTTAAGCAGGCTACCAAAACTGCTAAAGGTGCAATAATAGGCTCTGCTTTTATTAAGTATTTGACCGCTAATGGAACTGATAAAACCGCTGAGTTCACAAAACTAATACGTTAA
- the trpB gene encoding tryptophan synthase subunit beta, producing the protein MNYNADEKGYYGEFGGAFIPEMLYPNVEELRQNYLKLMYEDSFQKEFNQLLKDYVGRPSPLYFAKRLSEKHGCKIYLKREDLNHTGAHKINNTIGQILMAQKLGKTRIIAETGAGQHGVATATVCALMGMECIVYMGEIDIARQAPNVARMKMLGAEVRPAKSGSRTLKDATNEAIRDWINNPVDTHYIIGSAIGPHPYPDMVTRFQSIISEEIKWQLKEHEGRENPDYVVACIGGGSNAAGTYYHFLDEPEVGIIAVEAAGKGINSGESAATSALGKVGIIHGCKTMLMQTTDGQITEPYSISAGLDYPGVGPMHSHLFKSGRAEFYSATDDEAMEAGLELSQLEGIIPAIETGHAFAIFEHKKFKKDDVVVISLSGRGDKDLNTYIDYFKLA; encoded by the coding sequence ATGAATTATAATGCTGACGAAAAAGGTTACTACGGTGAATTTGGCGGTGCCTTTATACCCGAAATGTTGTACCCAAATGTAGAAGAGTTACGACAGAATTATTTAAAACTGATGTATGAAGATTCTTTTCAGAAAGAATTTAATCAGCTTTTAAAAGACTATGTTGGTAGACCTTCTCCCCTATATTTTGCTAAACGCCTTTCTGAAAAGCACGGTTGTAAAATATATTTAAAAAGAGAAGACCTTAACCATACTGGTGCCCACAAGATCAATAATACTATCGGTCAGATTCTAATGGCTCAAAAATTGGGCAAAACTAGAATTATTGCCGAAACTGGTGCTGGTCAGCATGGTGTGGCTACCGCTACTGTTTGTGCTTTAATGGGTATGGAATGTATCGTTTACATGGGTGAAATTGATATTGCCCGTCAAGCCCCGAATGTTGCCCGTATGAAAATGCTTGGCGCAGAAGTACGACCTGCAAAATCTGGTAGTAGAACATTAAAAGATGCTACCAACGAAGCTATTAGAGATTGGATCAACAACCCTGTAGACACCCATTACATTATTGGTTCTGCAATTGGTCCACACCCATACCCAGATATGGTTACGCGTTTTCAATCTATAATATCTGAAGAGATAAAATGGCAACTAAAAGAACATGAAGGGCGAGAAAATCCTGATTATGTGGTGGCTTGTATTGGTGGTGGCAGTAATGCCGCTGGTACTTATTACCACTTCTTAGACGAACCCGAAGTTGGTATTATTGCTGTTGAAGCTGCTGGTAAAGGAATAAATTCTGGCGAAAGTGCTGCAACATCTGCACTTGGTAAAGTAGGTATTATTCATGGTTGCAAAACTATGCTGATGCAAACAACAGATGGTCAAATTACAGAACCCTACTCTATTTCTGCGGGATTAGATTATCCTGGTGTGGGCCCTATGCATTCTCATTTATTCAAATCTGGTCGTGCAGAATTTTATTCGGCTACCGATGATGAAGCTATGGAGGCAGGTTTAGAATTATCGCAATTAGAAGGTATTATTCCTGCAATTGAAACAGGGCATGCGTTTGCAATTTTCGAACATAAAAAATTCAAGAAAGATGACGTTGTCGTTATCAGCCTTTCTGGTCGTGGCGATAAAGATTTGAACACATATATTGATTATTTTAAGCTAGCATAA
- a CDS encoding phosphoribosylanthranilate isomerase yields the protein MKLKICGMKLNTAEVAQLRPDYLGFIFWESSSRFFEGEIPELPHTISKVGVFVDADLDYVIDMVSKHQLQGLQLHGHETPEYCIKIAAELKKLNQKVDIIKVFSIKGEFDFDVLKPYENVCDYFLFDTKGKLPGGNGYTFDWSVLKNYPSTKPYFLSGGIGLNNLDKINEFMKMPESKYCYAIDVNSSFEIEPGLKNIEELQKFKEAL from the coding sequence ATGAAACTAAAGATTTGCGGAATGAAACTGAATACAGCTGAAGTTGCACAATTGCGACCAGACTATTTAGGTTTTATTTTCTGGGAATCTTCTTCTCGTTTTTTTGAAGGTGAAATTCCCGAACTTCCGCATACCATAAGTAAAGTCGGAGTTTTTGTTGATGCTGACCTTGATTATGTTATTGATATGGTAAGTAAACATCAATTGCAAGGCTTACAATTACACGGTCATGAAACGCCAGAATACTGCATTAAAATTGCAGCTGAACTAAAGAAATTAAATCAGAAAGTAGATATCATTAAAGTCTTCTCTATAAAAGGAGAATTCGATTTTGATGTTTTGAAGCCCTATGAAAATGTGTGCGACTATTTTCTTTTTGATACCAAAGGAAAATTACCAGGTGGTAATGGATATACATTCGACTGGTCTGTTTTAAAAAATTACCCCTCTACCAAACCTTATTTTTTAAGTGGAGGTATTGGTTTAAATAATCTTGATAAGATTAATGAGTTTATGAAAATGCCTGAATCAAAATATTGCTATGCCATTGATGTCAATAGCTCTTTTGAAATAGAACCAGGATTGAAAAATATTGAAGAATTACAAAAGTTTAAAGAAGCGCTATGA
- the trpC gene encoding indole-3-glycerol phosphate synthase TrpC, whose amino-acid sequence MNILDKIVADKRKEVELKKSIISVSQYEASVLFERKTNSLAQALKNSDTGIIAEFKRRSPSKESINQNANVGQVAKGYENAGVCGMSVLTDIKYFGGSIEDLILARASVKLPLLRKEFIISEYQIIEAKANGADVILLIAAILTKQEIKTFSELAKSLGLDVLLEVHNEAELHKSIMPSLDMLGVNNRNLKTFEVSLETSKVLSTLIPDDFVKVSESGISSVDAIKELKPFGYQGFLIGENFMKTDNPGKSAIEFIKNLKN is encoded by the coding sequence ATGAACATTCTAGATAAAATAGTAGCTGATAAACGTAAAGAAGTTGAGTTGAAGAAATCTATTATTTCGGTTTCTCAATATGAGGCTTCCGTGCTTTTTGAAAGAAAAACGAATTCTTTGGCTCAAGCACTTAAAAATAGTGATACAGGTATTATTGCTGAATTTAAACGTAGGTCTCCGTCCAAAGAAAGCATTAATCAAAATGCAAATGTTGGGCAGGTTGCTAAAGGTTATGAGAATGCCGGAGTTTGTGGCATGAGCGTGCTTACAGATATTAAATATTTTGGTGGTTCTATTGAAGATTTAATATTAGCACGTGCATCGGTAAAACTTCCGTTGCTACGTAAAGAGTTTATCATTAGCGAATATCAAATAATCGAAGCCAAAGCAAATGGCGCCGATGTTATTTTACTTATTGCAGCAATTCTAACAAAGCAAGAAATTAAAACCTTTTCTGAACTTGCCAAAAGCTTAGGGTTAGATGTATTATTAGAGGTACATAATGAAGCCGAACTTCATAAATCTATTATGCCAAGTTTAGATATGTTAGGTGTAAACAATAGAAATCTAAAGACATTTGAGGTTAGTTTAGAGACCAGTAAAGTACTTTCTACACTGATACCCGATGATTTTGTAAAAGTATCTGAAAGCGGAATAAGCTCTGTTGATGCTATCAAAGAATTAAAACCTTTTGGCTACCAAGGTTTCTTAATTGGAGAGAATTTTATGAAGACAGATAACCCTGGTAAAAGTGCGATTGAATTCATCAAAAACTTGAAGAACTAA
- the trpD gene encoding anthranilate phosphoribosyltransferase encodes MKETLNKLINHEILSKEDAKRILVNIAKGDYNTSQIAAFLTVYMMRSITIEELEGFRDALLDLCLAVDLSAYNPIDLCGTGGDGKDTFNISTLASFVTAGAGVKVTKHGNYGVSSKCGSSNVMEFLGIKFSNDAGFLEKCIDEAGICVLHAPLFHPAMKNVAPIRKDLGVKTFFNMLGPMVNPAFPKNQMVGVFNLELARMYGYLYQKTDKNFTVLHALDGYDEISLTGSTKTISNHTESMLKPSDFGVKQIKQSDIVGGDSIDTSAQIFLNVLQGRGTEPQNNVVCANAGIAIATVNNLTPLEGFEKAKESLLGGHGLATLKKIQELSKN; translated from the coding sequence ATGAAAGAGACATTAAATAAACTTATAAATCACGAAATACTTTCCAAAGAAGATGCTAAACGCATTTTGGTAAATATTGCAAAAGGTGATTACAATACTAGTCAGATTGCGGCATTTTTAACCGTGTATATGATGCGTAGTATTACTATTGAAGAACTTGAAGGATTTAGAGATGCATTACTAGATTTATGTTTGGCAGTAGATTTATCGGCGTACAACCCAATTGACCTGTGTGGTACTGGTGGTGATGGTAAAGACACGTTTAACATTTCAACTTTGGCTTCTTTCGTTACCGCAGGTGCGGGAGTAAAAGTTACAAAACATGGTAACTACGGAGTATCTTCTAAATGCGGTAGTAGTAATGTCATGGAATTTCTAGGGATAAAATTCAGCAATGATGCTGGCTTCCTAGAAAAATGTATTGATGAAGCAGGTATTTGTGTTTTACACGCTCCCCTATTTCACCCTGCCATGAAAAATGTGGCTCCTATTCGTAAAGATTTAGGAGTAAAAACGTTTTTTAATATGTTAGGCCCTATGGTGAATCCTGCTTTTCCTAAAAATCAAATGGTTGGTGTTTTCAACTTAGAGCTTGCCCGTATGTACGGATACCTCTATCAGAAAACCGATAAGAATTTTACTGTGCTACATGCTTTAGATGGTTATGATGAAATTTCTTTAACCGGAAGCACTAAAACTATTTCTAACCATACTGAAAGCATGCTAAAACCATCTGATTTTGGTGTAAAACAAATTAAGCAAAGTGATATTGTAGGCGGAGATTCTATTGATACTTCTGCTCAAATTTTCCTTAATGTTTTGCAAGGCAGAGGTACTGAACCACAGAATAACGTTGTGTGTGCTAATGCTGGTATTGCAATTGCGACAGTAAACAACCTAACACCTCTAGAAGGTTTTGAAAAAGCAAAAGAATCATTGTTAGGCGGACACGGACTAGCAACTTTAAAGAAAATACAAGAGTTGAGTAAAAATTAA
- a CDS encoding anthranilate synthase component II codes for MKKILVIDNYDSFTYNLVHYLEELGCEVIVKRNDQLTLEEVDAFDKIVLSPGPGIPDEAGLLKQIIEKYAPTKSIFGVCLGQQAIAEVFGGSLINLDEVYHGIATKIKITKDDVIFEGLPKEIEVGRYHSWVVNPNLPEVLEATSLDENGQIMSLRHKTFDVRAVQFHPESVLTPQGKKMLENWLNAKV; via the coding sequence ATGAAGAAAATATTAGTTATAGACAATTACGATAGTTTCACTTATAATCTAGTGCATTATTTAGAGGAATTAGGTTGCGAGGTTATTGTAAAACGTAATGACCAACTTACGCTAGAAGAGGTTGATGCTTTTGATAAAATAGTACTTTCTCCAGGTCCTGGTATTCCTGATGAAGCGGGATTATTAAAACAAATCATCGAAAAATACGCACCTACCAAAAGTATATTCGGTGTTTGTTTAGGGCAGCAGGCTATTGCTGAAGTTTTTGGTGGTTCTCTAATAAACCTAGATGAAGTATATCACGGTATTGCAACTAAAATAAAAATCACTAAAGATGACGTGATTTTTGAAGGACTACCTAAAGAAATTGAAGTAGGCAGATACCATTCTTGGGTGGTGAATCCTAATTTACCAGAAGTTTTAGAGGCTACCTCTTTAGATGAAAACGGTCAAATTATGTCGCTTCGTCATAAAACTTTTGATGTTCGAGCAGTACAATTTCACCCAGAATCAGTGCTTACTCCACAAGGAAAAAAGATGCTAGAGAACTGGTTAAATGCTAAAGTATAG
- a CDS encoding anthranilate synthase component I family protein — MTYQFKTYHKKILADTMTPVSVYLKIRDRFPNSILLESSDYHANNNSFSYICCNPIASIKVENEIITKQFPDGTVEETQITADTNVVAVIDTFSKTFKADTNDFKFINNGLFGYMAYDAVRYFEDVDISVKDDSVHIPDIYYAVYQNIIAINHYKNEAYLFAHCYNTENNIPELEQLLSIRNFATYNFKIEGDRESNLEDEEYREQVALAKKHCQRGDVFQLVLSRRFSQGFKGDEFNVYRALRSVNPSPYLFYFDYGDFKIFGSSPEAQLIVSDGKAEIHPIAGTFKRTGNDEQDAQLAKELKTDDKENSEHVMLVDLARNDLSRNGNVVKVENYREVQFFSHVIHLVSKVTGMKKNDIPTMKVVADTFPAGTLSGAPKHMAMQLIEKYEKTSRGYYGGAIGFMDFSGNFNHAIMIRTFLSKNHKLHYQAGAGLVAASNPESELQETYNKLGALTKALEIAEDI, encoded by the coding sequence ATGACCTATCAATTTAAGACATATCATAAAAAAATTCTTGCCGATACCATGACGCCGGTAAGCGTTTATTTGAAAATAAGAGACCGCTTTCCTAATAGTATTTTATTAGAGAGTAGTGATTATCACGCTAATAATAATAGCTTTTCGTACATCTGCTGCAACCCAATTGCATCTATTAAAGTGGAGAATGAAATTATTACAAAGCAGTTTCCTGATGGTACTGTTGAAGAGACTCAAATTACGGCAGACACTAATGTTGTTGCTGTTATTGATACGTTCAGCAAAACTTTCAAGGCAGATACTAACGACTTTAAATTTATAAATAATGGCCTGTTCGGTTATATGGCTTATGATGCAGTTCGTTACTTTGAAGATGTAGATATATCGGTTAAAGATGACTCGGTTCATATTCCAGATATTTACTATGCAGTTTATCAAAACATCATTGCTATAAACCATTATAAGAACGAAGCTTATCTTTTTGCGCACTGTTATAACACAGAGAATAATATTCCTGAATTAGAGCAACTGTTAAGTATTAGAAATTTTGCTACCTATAATTTTAAAATAGAAGGCGATAGAGAATCTAATTTAGAAGATGAAGAATATAGAGAACAGGTTGCTTTAGCCAAAAAGCATTGTCAACGTGGCGATGTTTTTCAATTGGTATTAAGCCGTCGTTTTTCTCAAGGTTTTAAAGGTGATGAGTTTAATGTTTACAGAGCCTTACGTTCTGTTAATCCGTCACCATATTTATTCTATTTCGATTATGGAGATTTTAAAATATTCGGTAGTTCGCCAGAAGCACAACTAATTGTTAGCGATGGCAAAGCTGAAATTCACCCTATAGCTGGTACTTTTAAAAGAACCGGAAATGATGAACAAGATGCGCAACTTGCAAAAGAATTAAAGACCGACGATAAGGAAAACAGTGAGCACGTAATGTTAGTAGATCTTGCTCGTAACGACCTTAGTAGAAATGGTAATGTGGTCAAAGTAGAAAACTATAGAGAAGTACAATTTTTCTCTCATGTAATTCACCTCGTATCTAAGGTTACCGGAATGAAAAAAAATGATATACCTACCATGAAAGTGGTAGCTGATACTTTTCCTGCCGGTACATTAAGTGGCGCGCCTAAACATATGGCAATGCAGCTTATTGAAAAATATGAAAAAACGAGTCGTGGGTATTATGGTGGCGCTATAGGGTTCATGGATTTCTCAGGAAATTTCAACCACGCTATCATGATCAGAACTTTTTTAAGTAAAAATCATAAACTACATTATCAGGCTGGCGCCGGATTGGTGGCTGCATCAAACCCTGAAAGCGAACTACAAGAAACATATAACAAACTAGGCGCTTTGACCAAGGCATTAGAAATAGCTGAAGACATTTAA
- a CDS encoding YceI family protein — protein sequence MKKSLLSLAFVAVFGFSATASTPIDGEKKEIKVSESTVTWKGYKVTGAHNGSINLKSGHLEMNGKKLTGGEFVVDMTSISVSDLEAGQGKEKLEGHLQSADFFGVESNPTAKLVFTSVKAMNDNSYTVTGDLTIKGITKPVTLVVSMFENKATATVKIDRTKFDIKYGSGSFFDDLGDKAIYDDFDLVVDLAL from the coding sequence ATGAAAAAGTCATTATTAAGTTTAGCATTCGTAGCCGTTTTCGGATTTAGCGCTACAGCCTCTACACCAATTGATGGAGAGAAAAAAGAAATTAAAGTTAGCGAAAGCACTGTTACTTGGAAAGGTTACAAAGTTACCGGAGCACACAATGGTAGCATCAACCTAAAATCTGGTCATTTAGAAATGAACGGAAAAAAATTAACTGGCGGTGAATTTGTTGTTGATATGACTTCAATTAGCGTTAGTGATTTAGAAGCAGGACAAGGAAAAGAAAAATTAGAAGGTCACTTACAGTCTGCCGATTTCTTTGGTGTTGAAAGCAACCCGACTGCTAAATTAGTTTTTACTTCTGTTAAAGCTATGAACGATAACTCATATACAGTTACCGGAGATTTAACTATTAAAGGTATTACCAAGCCAGTAACCTTAGTAGTTTCTATGTTTGAAAACAAAGCAACTGCAACTGTGAAAATTGATAGAACTAAATTTGATATTAAATATGGTTCAGGAAGCTTTTTTGATGATTTAGGAGACAAAGCTATCTATGATGATTTTGACTTAGTGGTAGACTTAGCACTATAA
- a CDS encoding NAD(P)H-dependent oxidoreductase, with protein MNSILEKLNWRYATKKFDSSKKVSKENLETLLDAANLTASSYGLQPYEIYVIEDADTRTKLRAASYDQSQITDASYVIVLANKPTFDGTMIDDYINNIMKIRGLSKDDLEGFSQIMKSTLLDLPDAYKNTWTSNQAYIVLGNLMTIAAEMEIDTCPMEGFDKAQYNEILGLTDKGLNAAVVLAVGYRSAEDDTQNHPKVRYSKEQIITHI; from the coding sequence ATGAATTCAATATTAGAAAAATTAAACTGGCGTTATGCCACTAAAAAATTCGACAGCTCCAAAAAAGTGAGCAAAGAGAATTTAGAAACCTTATTAGACGCTGCTAATTTAACAGCTTCTTCTTACGGGTTACAACCTTATGAAATTTATGTAATTGAAGATGCAGACACCAGAACAAAACTAAGAGCTGCCTCGTATGACCAATCGCAAATAACTGATGCATCATATGTTATTGTTTTAGCCAATAAGCCTACTTTTGACGGCACTATGATTGATGATTACATTAATAACATCATGAAAATTAGAGGACTATCTAAAGATGATCTTGAAGGGTTTTCGCAAATTATGAAATCTACGCTGTTAGATTTACCTGATGCTTACAAGAACACTTGGACATCTAACCAAGCCTATATTGTATTAGGTAATTTAATGACTATAGCCGCTGAAATGGAAATTGACACCTGCCCAATGGAAGGTTTTGACAAAGCGCAGTACAATGAAATTTTAGGTCTCACCGATAAAGGCTTAAATGCTGCAGTAGTTTTAGCTGTAGGCTATAGATCTGCTGAAGATGACACCCAAAATCACCCAAAGGTTAGATATTCTAAAGAACAAATTATTACGCATATATAA
- a CDS encoding MarR family winged helix-turn-helix transcriptional regulator has protein sequence MNVEEIIKTNQSMPLPKRTLIHMALVANKIDEEIATVLKPFDISIQQFNVLRILRGQNGNPANLSTINERMVTKMSNTTRLVDKLILKGFVNRTVCLKNRRKVEIVITEGGLNMLNEIDGILFEAEKRILKNFAEAELNELNELLNKF, from the coding sequence ATGAATGTAGAAGAAATCATTAAAACAAACCAAAGCATGCCATTGCCAAAACGGACATTAATACATATGGCATTGGTTGCAAATAAAATTGACGAAGAAATAGCAACGGTACTTAAACCTTTTGATATTTCAATTCAACAGTTTAATGTTTTAAGAATTTTAAGAGGTCAGAACGGTAACCCTGCTAATCTTTCTACTATAAATGAGCGCATGGTTACTAAAATGAGTAACACTACCCGCTTGGTCGATAAATTAATTTTAAAAGGTTTTGTCAATAGAACTGTTTGCTTAAAAAACAGAAGAAAGGTTGAAATAGTAATCACCGAAGGTGGTTTAAATATGCTAAATGAAATTGATGGAATACTTTTTGAAGCAGAGAAGAGAATACTTAAAAACTTCGCCGAAGCCGAATTAAACGAACTCAATGAACTATTAAATAAATTTTAA
- a CDS encoding rhodanese-like domain-containing protein: MADLSQQDWEAQLEKDSNAVILDVRTEEEVEEGIIPNSINIDIYKGQEFVEELEKLDKTKNYYVYCRSGARSGQACTIMNSLGFDKAFNLQGGFMNWEGETA; this comes from the coding sequence ATGGCAGATTTATCACAACAAGATTGGGAAGCGCAATTAGAGAAAGATTCTAATGCAGTAATTCTCGATGTAAGAACAGAAGAAGAAGTAGAAGAGGGTATAATTCCGAATTCTATAAATATTGATATTTATAAAGGTCAAGAGTTTGTTGAAGAACTAGAGAAACTTGACAAGACAAAAAATTATTACGTGTATTGCAGGTCTGGCGCAAGAAGCGGGCAGGCATGTACGATAATGAATAGCTTAGGTTTTGACAAGGCATTTAACCTTCAAGGTGGGTTTATGAATTGGGAAGGAGAGACTGCATAA